A single Argentina anserina chromosome 7, drPotAnse1.1, whole genome shotgun sequence DNA region contains:
- the LOC126803357 gene encoding uncharacterized protein LOC126803357 yields MSQRMASLGRPPFMISTNTIPRLHFRTQNLFKSSSSVHFCSFPRIQINRPLVCCTKLSSWDPSSDTYAPTDSASDNVLNKTSNIFENLSSASTAQALGTNSEKLDGASDQTGTELQVLKWPMWLLGPSLLLLTGMLPTLWLPISSIFIGPNIASLLSLVGLDCIFNLGATLFLLMADSIARPKQSSQACRSKPPFSYKFWNIVATVTGFIIPLMMAFGSQQGFIQPQLPPISFAVLLGPYLLLIAVQILTEMLTWHWQSPVWLATPVVYEGYRLLQLMRGLKLGTEIMAPAWIMHTIRGLVSWWVLILGMQLMRVAWFAGFASRFRPSPAGDN; encoded by the coding sequence ATGAGCCAGAGAATGGCATCTTTAGGTCGCCCTCCGTTCATGATATCTACCAATACTATTCCCAGGCTCCATTTCCGAACCCAGAACTTGTTTAAAAGCTCGAGCTCAGTACATTTCTGCAGTTTCCCTCGCATTCAGATAAACCGTCCACTTGTTTGCTGCACTAAACTGTCTTCCTGGGATCCCTCATCTGACACATATGCCCCCACGGACAGTGCCAGTGATAACGTTTTGAATAAAACCTCCAACATTTTTGAAAACCTTTCATCTGCTAGTACTGCTCAAGCACTAGGTACCAACAGTGAGAAGCTTGATGGCGCAAGTGATCAGACAGGAACAGAGCTTCAGGTCCTTAAATGGCCAATGTGGCTTCTTGGCCCTTCTCTTCTCCTCCTGACTGGCATGTTGCCAACACTGTGGCTACCGATATCTTCCATATTTATTGGCCCCAACATAGCAAGCTTGCTTTCTTTGGTCGGACTTGATTGCATTTTTAATCTTGGTGCAACGCTTTTTCTCCTAATGGCTGATTCAATAGCCCGGCCTAAACAGTCATCACAAGCCTGTAGAAGCAAGCCTCCCTTTAGCTACAAGTTTTGGAATATTGTTGCAACTGTGACTGGATTTATCATTCCCCTGATGATGGCTTTTGGATCCCAACAGGGTTTCATCCAACCCCAGTTGCCTCCCATCTCATTTGCCGTACTATTGGGTCCCTACCTTCTGCTTATCGCAGTTCAGATTCTTACTGAGATGCTGACTTGGCATTGGCAGTCACCAGTTTGGCTGGCAACCCCTGTCGTTTATGAGGGTTACCGTTTGTTGCAGCTGATGAGAGGATTGAAGCTTGGAACTGAAATCATGGCACCAGCTTGGATAATGCATACAATTAGAGGACTGGTGTCTTGGTGGGTTCTAATCCTTGGTATGCAGCTAATGAGGGTTGCTTGGTTTGCAGGCTTCGCTAGTCGATTTCGACCTTCCCCTGCTGGTGATAATTAG
- the LOC126803587 gene encoding uncharacterized protein LOC126803587 has product MTREESPSMQTFVTSLYMSIHVEVCLEVDRIDRSVCYEPNRLKKVSVRYSPEDSSHFTVDTSVNSTPSTWELGYGKVKMLSQPQNPPLNPKMPKRSDTSDEETSSSGSEYEKQRQARIAQNRASQALGLPQMASSLKGSAQNAAKRSRKGKAVLEEDDDEEYRPEEEGAGSSSEKEANDDDDFEDEELSGSRKRKNKVAKRKNACSKSSSSNSDYLDDDEALKQAIALSLQDSAVTGVSKAKVNDRQGENQIQKDTGRTRKNSFTSRLQMTEDELVLHFYQLDESCNGGISAGDLEKADIVHDFTWTGKEVADMIHLFDSDGDAKLSLEDFRKIVVRCNMIKAPENV; this is encoded by the exons ATGACCAGGGAGGAGTCTCCTTCAATGCAAACTTTCGTCACAAGTTTATACATGTCGATACATGTAGAGGTCTGTTTAGAAGTAGACCGAATAGACCGGTCAGTTTGCTatgaaccgaaccgtttaaagAAAGTTTCAGTTCGTTACTCCCCCGAAGACTCTAGTCACTTTACAGTTGACACTTCTGTGAATTCGACTCCTTCGACTTGGGAGTTGGGATATGGGAAGGTGAAGATGTTGTCACAACCCCAAAACCCACCTTTGAATCCCAAAATGCCTAAACGCTCTGACACCTCAGACGAAGAAACCTCGAGCTCAGGCTCAGAGTACGAGAAGCAGAGGCAAGCGAGAATTGCACAGAACAGGGCAAGCCAGGCTCTGGGTCTTCCCCAAATGGCCTCCTCTCTAAAGGGTTCGGCCCAGAATGCGGCGAAGAGGAGCAGGAAGGGGAAAGCGGTCTTGGAGGAGGACGATGATGAGGAGTATAGGCCTGAAGAGGAGGGGGCTGGTTCTTCTAGTGAAAAGGAGgctaatgatgatgatgattttgaGGATGAAGAGTTGTCTGGTTCACGTAAGAGAAAG AATAAAGTTGCAAAACGTAAAAATGCTTGTTCGAAGAGTAGTTCAAGCAACTCAGACTaccttgatgatgatgaagcatTGAAGCAA GCAATTGCTCTTTCATTACAAGATTCTGCTGTGACAGGTGTGTCAAAAGCTAAGGTTAATGATAGACAAGGAGAGAATCaaattcagaaagatacaggGAGGACGAGGAAAAACTCG TTTACTAGTCGGCTGCAGATGACAGAGGATGAGTTGGTTTTGCACTTCTATCAGCTTGATG AAAGCTGCAATGGGGGAATTTCTGCTGGAGACCTTGAAAAAGCAGATATTGTTCACGATTTTACTTGGACTGGTAAGGAGGTGGCTGACATGATTCATCTCTTTGATAGTGATGGAGATGCAAAG CTAAGTCTTGAAGATTTTCGGAAGATTGTTGTCCGTTGCAACATGATAAAAGCACCTGAAAATGTATGA
- the LOC126803359 gene encoding SPX domain-containing protein 3-like, with the protein MKFGKWLRQQMQETLPSWRDKFLSYDHLKKLVRLISAAPAVLTGKSGKAKAQFLYLLNNEIDKFNTFFMEREEDFIIRNEELQKRIKRVSDTWGPNGCHPSKIIYENEVRKLRKDIVDLHGEMVLLVNYSNVNYTGLAKILKKYDKQTGALLRLPFIQEILEQPFFTTDLISKLVKECEGTINAVFLMGEEEERNREVNEGTAVAAGDGIYRNTVVALLTLQEIRRTSSTYSHHSLPPINLPADFNLIQLVVQLNPPISIIL; encoded by the exons ATGAAGTTCGGGAAGTGGCTCAGGCAGCAAATGCAGGAGACGTTGCCGAGCTGGCGTGACAAGTTCTTGTCATACGATCACTTGAAGAAGCTTGTGAGGCTGATTTCTGCGGCTCCGGCGGTGTTGACTGGGAAGTCCGGTAAGGCGAAGGCGCAGTTTCTGTACCTATTGAACAATGAGATCGACAAGTTCAACACCTTCTTCATGGAACGGGAGGAGGACTTCATTATCCGGAACGAG GAACTGCAGAAGAGAATTAAAAGAGTAAGTGATACATGGGGACCGAATGGTTGTCATCCTTCAAAGattatatatgaaaatgaagTGAGAAAGCTTAGAAAAGACATTGTTGATTTACACGGTGAAATGGTGCTCTTGGTCAACTACAGCAATGTTAATTACACAG GACTGGCCAAAATACTGAAGAAGTATGACAAGCAAACAGGAGCTCTGCTGCGCTTGCCATTCATCCAAGAAATACTAGAGCAGCCCTTCTTCACCACTGATCTGATCTCAAAGCTTGTCAAGGAATGTGAAGGAACCATTAATGCGGTATTCCTGAtgggggaagaagaagagagaaacagAGAAGTAAATGAAGGGACAGCAGTTGCCGCCGGGGATGGAATATATAGAAACACAGTTGTTGCTCTATTGACATTGCAAGAAATCAGAAGAACAAGCTCTACTTACAGTCATCATTCTCTACCACCGATCAACTTGCCTGCAGACTTCAATCTCATCCAGCTAGTCGTCCAACTCAACCCTCCGATATCAATAATCTTATGA
- the LOC126803363 gene encoding vesicle-associated protein 1-2-like: protein MSTGELLNIEPQELQFPFELKKQISCSLQLSNKTDDYVAFKVKTTNPKKYCVRPNTGVVLPRSTCDVIVTMQAQKEKPSDMQCKDKFLLQSVVTSAGATTKDITPEMFNKESGHSVEECKLKVNYVDPPRPPSPVREGSEEGSSPRASVDNGNSNDNEFKAASRAFGERQEPQDNHEAKSLIANLTEEKNSAIQQNNRLQQELDLLRREANARRGGIAFIYVVIVGIIGIILGYLLKKT from the exons ATGAGCACCGGCGAGCTTCTCAACATCGAACCCCAAGAACTCCAGTTCCCTT TTGAACTGAAGAAGCAGATCTCGTGCTCTCTGCAACTCTCCAACAAGACAGATGACTATGTGGCTTTTAAG GTGAAGACAACAAATCCCAAAAAATATTGTGTTAGACCCAACACTGGGGTTGTGTTGCCAAGGTCTACATGTGATGTTATAG TGACCATGCAAGCACAGAAGGAGAAGCCGTCGGATATGCAATGCAAGGATAAGTTTCTTCTTCAGAGTGTAGTCACCAGCGCCGGGGCTACCACCAAGGATATCACTCCAGAGATG TTCAACAAGGAGTCGGGGCATAGTGTTGAAGAGTGTAAGTTGAAAGTTAACTATGTTGACCCGCCTAGGCCGCCATCTCCTGTCCGGGAAGGTTCAGAGGAAGGCTCATCGCCTAGGGCTTCAGTGGACAATGGGAACTCAAATGATAATGAGTTCAAAGCT GCTTCAAGAGCTTTTGGCGAGAGACAAGAGCCTCAAGATAACCATGAG GCTAAAAGTCTTATTGCAAACCTGACTGAGGAGAAAAATTCTGCTATTCAGCAAAACAACAGGCTTCAACAAGAATTG GATCTTTTGAGGCGAGAGGCCAACGCACGCCGTGGTGGTATTGcatttatatatgttgttaTAGTGGGTATAATTGGCATTATTTTGGGGTACCTTCTGAAGAAGACATGA
- the LOC126803360 gene encoding SPX domain-containing protein 3 — MKFGKRLKHQMQETLPSWRDKFLSYKDLKKLVKLISSAPAVLNGKSGKAEADFVYLLNNEIDKLNVFFMEQEEDFIIRNKELLQRIKKVTDTWGPNGSQPSKTIYQDEVGKIRKDIVDFHGEMVLLVNYSNINYTGLAKILKKYDKRTGALLRLPFIQKILEQPFFTTDLISKLVKECEGTIDAVFLADEEDKRKREVKEAITVAGEGIFRNTVAALLTMQEIRSGSSTYSQYSLPPINLPADSDLIQLVQLNPPIAIV; from the exons ATGAAGTTTGGGAAGAGGCTGAAGCACCAAATGCAGGAGACGTTGCCAAGCTGGCGTGACAAGTTTCTTTCGTACAAGGATTTGAAGAAGCTTGTGAAGCTGATTTCTTCGGCTCCGGCGGTGTTGAATGGGAAGTCCGGGAAGGCGGAGGCGGACTTTGTGTACCTGTTGAACAATGAGATCGACAAGCTCAATGTCTTTTTCATGGAGCAGGAGGAGGATTTCATTATCCGGAATAAG GAATTACTGCAGAGAATAAAGAAGGTAACTGATACGTGGGGACCAAATGGTAGCCAGCCTTCAAAGACTATATATCAAGATGAAGTcggaaaaataagaaaagacaTTGTTGACTTCCACGGTGAAATGGTGCTCTTGGTCAACTACAGCAATATCAATTACACAG GATTGGCCAAAATACTGAAGAAGTATGACAAGAGAACAGGAGCTCTGCTGCGCTTGCCATTCATCCAAAAAATACTGGAGCAGCCCTTCTTCACCACTGATCTTATCTCAAAGCTTGTCAAGGAATGTGAAGGCACCATTGATGCAGTGTTCCTGGCGGACGAAGAAGATAAGAGGAAAAGAGAAGTAAAGGAAGCAATAACAGTTGCCGGCGAAGGAATATTTAGAAACACAGTTGCAGCTCTATTGACAATGCAAGAAATCAGAAGCGGAAGCTCTACTTACAGTCAGTATTCTCTACCACCAATCAACTTGCCTGCGGACTCGGATCTCATCCAGTTAGTCCAACTCAACCCTCCGATAGCAATAGTCTAG